One Azospirillum sp. B510 genomic window carries:
- the rseP gene encoding RIP metalloprotease RseP, whose protein sequence is MDVIGGFWTSVLAFLLVLTVLVFVHELGHYLIARRNGVRIETFSIGFGPEIFGFTDRSGTRWKFSALPLGGYVKMFGDADPASTPGAHLDAMTAEERAVSFHHKRVGQRAAIVAAGPIANFVFSIVVLALLFMTAGQSFTPPDVGGVQPGSAAERAGIQPGDLILSVGGTGVQRFEEIRQIVSIRPGEPLTVELKRDGRMMTVTATPDSQSVTDRLGNSHQIGLLGISRGSVGMMRHDPVTAVWQAGREVAGMITGTFTALGQMVQGSRGTEELGGPLRIAQMSGEVAQSGWYPLVWFMTFLSVNLGMINLFPVPMLDGGHLLFYGFEKLLGRPLGARAQEYGFRIGLALVLTLMVFATWNDLVQLRVVDFFRGLVS, encoded by the coding sequence ATGGACGTTATCGGCGGTTTCTGGACCTCGGTGTTGGCCTTTCTTCTGGTCCTCACCGTGCTCGTCTTCGTTCACGAGCTTGGCCATTATCTGATCGCGCGGCGCAATGGCGTGCGGATCGAGACTTTCTCAATCGGGTTCGGGCCGGAGATCTTCGGTTTCACCGACCGGTCCGGGACGCGCTGGAAGTTCAGCGCGCTGCCGCTCGGCGGCTATGTGAAGATGTTCGGCGACGCCGATCCGGCCAGCACGCCGGGGGCGCATCTGGACGCGATGACGGCGGAGGAGCGTGCGGTCTCCTTCCACCATAAGCGGGTGGGACAGCGCGCCGCCATCGTCGCAGCCGGCCCGATCGCCAATTTCGTTTTCTCCATCGTCGTTCTGGCCCTGCTGTTCATGACGGCCGGCCAATCCTTCACGCCCCCCGATGTCGGTGGCGTGCAGCCCGGCAGCGCCGCCGAGCGTGCCGGCATCCAACCGGGCGATCTGATCCTGTCGGTCGGCGGTACCGGAGTTCAACGATTCGAGGAGATCCGGCAGATCGTTTCGATCCGGCCTGGCGAACCGCTGACCGTCGAGTTGAAGCGTGACGGCCGCATGATGACAGTGACGGCCACCCCGGATTCGCAGTCCGTCACCGACCGACTCGGCAACAGTCATCAGATCGGTTTGCTCGGCATCAGCCGTGGCAGCGTCGGAATGATGCGTCACGATCCGGTGACGGCCGTCTGGCAGGCGGGACGGGAAGTCGCAGGGATGATCACCGGCACCTTCACGGCGCTGGGCCAGATGGTCCAGGGATCACGGGGGACGGAGGAGCTTGGCGGCCCGCTGCGCATCGCCCAGATGTCGGGTGAGGTGGCGCAATCCGGCTGGTATCCGCTGGTCTGGTTCATGACCTTCCTTTCGGTCAATCTGGGGATGATCAACCTGTTCCCGGTGCCGATGCTGGACGGCGGCCACCTGCTTTTTTACGGGTTCGAAAAGCTGCTTGGCCGGCCGCTCGGGGCGCGAGCGCAAGAATACGGTTTCCGAATTGGGTTGGCCTTGGTATTAACGCTCATGGTCTTCGCCACGTGGAACGACCTCGTTCAATTGCGCGTGGTCGATTTCTTCCGGGGACTGGTTTCCTAA
- a CDS encoding phosphatidate cytidylyltransferase produces the protein MKPAKAGDLKARVLSALVLAPVVLGAVWIGGWVFHALLAFGSVIAVSEWTNIVPSARRLPSRLMAAIGILVALMAHIAAGPATALGAAAAFAVLTAIVGGGSDRGLLGFGVFYVAIGMAGLMWLRDLPDTGLSLFMFVLIAIWATDIGAYAAGRSIGGPKLAPRISPKKTWAGLIGGMVSSALFGWLVAIAFGAARPDIAVVVGAIVAVVGQAGDLFESAVKRRYNVKDSGQLIPGHGGILDRIDGLLAAAPVLALFHAAVGTGLSWW, from the coding sequence GTGAAGCCGGCGAAGGCGGGTGACCTGAAGGCCCGCGTGTTGTCCGCCCTCGTCTTGGCGCCGGTTGTTCTCGGTGCGGTATGGATTGGGGGCTGGGTGTTCCATGCCCTGCTCGCCTTCGGATCGGTGATTGCCGTTTCCGAATGGACCAACATCGTTCCCAGTGCCCGGCGCCTGCCATCGCGGCTTATGGCGGCCATCGGTATTCTGGTCGCGCTCATGGCGCACATCGCCGCCGGACCCGCCACGGCGCTCGGGGCGGCTGCGGCGTTCGCCGTTTTGACCGCCATCGTCGGCGGGGGCAGTGACCGTGGTCTGCTCGGCTTCGGCGTGTTCTATGTGGCGATCGGCATGGCCGGCCTGATGTGGCTGCGCGATCTGCCGGATACCGGGCTTTCCCTTTTCATGTTCGTTCTGATCGCGATCTGGGCGACCGATATCGGCGCCTATGCCGCCGGGCGCAGCATCGGCGGACCGAAGCTGGCGCCGCGCATCAGTCCGAAAAAGACCTGGGCCGGGCTGATCGGCGGCATGGTGTCCTCGGCCCTGTTCGGCTGGCTGGTGGCCATCGCCTTCGGCGCGGCGCGGCCGGACATCGCCGTCGTGGTCGGTGCCATCGTCGCCGTGGTCGGGCAGGCCGGCGACCTGTTCGAGTCGGCGGTCAAGCGGCGCTACAATGTGAAGGACAGCGGCCAGCTCATTCCCGGGCATGGCGGCATTCTCGACCGCATCGACGGGCTTCTGGCCGCCGCCCCGGTGCTGGCGTTGTTTCACGCGGCCGTTGGAACGGGTCTCTCATGGTGGTGA
- a CDS encoding 1-deoxy-D-xylulose-5-phosphate reductoisomerase: MVVKAETAQGAPRSVTILGSTGSVGTQTVDLVARDPERFPVEALTANRNVALLARQARQLKARMAVVADPAAYAELKESLSGTGIEAAAGSDAVVAAAQRPADWVMAAIVGAAGLEPTLAAIRRGAIVAFANKEVLVCAGALMMEEVKAHGATLLPVDSEHSAIYQVFDFQRIDSVARLILTASGGPFRCRDRAFMAAATREQAVAHPTWDMGAKISVDSATMMNKGLELIEAHFLFGIPEERIDVLVHPQSVIHSLVEYVDGSVLAQLGTPDMRTPIAYALGWPSRIATPAERLDLVKAATLTFEAPDPVRFPALRLARAALQCGGGAPTILSAANEVAVQAFLDRRIGFLDIERIVEETLAALPHRPLRDLAAVRDADAEARRDAAGRIAAIGVTAVGSR, translated from the coding sequence ATGGTGGTGAAGGCGGAAACGGCGCAGGGCGCGCCGCGCAGCGTGACGATCCTCGGTTCCACCGGATCGGTCGGAACGCAAACGGTGGATCTCGTCGCCCGTGACCCGGAACGCTTCCCGGTCGAGGCGCTGACCGCCAACCGCAATGTCGCCCTGCTGGCCAGGCAGGCCCGTCAGTTGAAGGCGCGTATGGCCGTGGTGGCCGACCCTGCCGCCTATGCCGAGCTGAAGGAGAGCCTGTCCGGCACCGGGATCGAGGCTGCCGCCGGCTCGGACGCGGTGGTCGCGGCGGCGCAGCGTCCTGCCGACTGGGTGATGGCGGCCATCGTCGGCGCCGCCGGTCTGGAGCCGACGCTGGCCGCCATCCGCCGCGGCGCCATCGTCGCCTTCGCCAACAAGGAGGTCCTGGTCTGCGCCGGGGCCCTGATGATGGAGGAGGTGAAGGCCCATGGCGCGACGCTGTTGCCGGTCGACAGCGAGCATTCGGCCATTTATCAGGTCTTCGATTTCCAGCGTATCGACAGCGTCGCCCGCCTGATCCTGACCGCGTCCGGCGGACCGTTCCGCTGCCGGGACCGCGCCTTCATGGCGGCGGCGACGCGGGAACAGGCCGTTGCTCATCCGACCTGGGACATGGGCGCCAAGATCTCGGTCGACAGCGCCACGATGATGAACAAGGGGCTGGAACTGATCGAGGCACATTTCCTGTTCGGCATCCCGGAGGAGCGCATCGACGTCCTGGTCCACCCGCAGTCCGTCATCCATTCGCTGGTCGAATATGTCGACGGCTCGGTCCTGGCCCAGCTCGGCACGCCGGACATGCGCACGCCCATCGCCTATGCGCTTGGCTGGCCCAGCCGCATCGCCACCCCGGCGGAGCGGCTGGATCTGGTCAAAGCGGCGACCCTGACGTTCGAGGCGCCGGATCCGGTGCGTTTTCCCGCACTTCGCCTCGCCCGGGCCGCCTTGCAATGCGGTGGGGGCGCCCCTACTATACTCAGTGCCGCCAACGAGGTGGCCGTCCAGGCGTTTCTCGACCGCCGGATCGGCTTTCTCGACATCGAACGGATCGTCGAGGAGACGTTGGCGGCGTTGCCACACCGCCCGTTACGCGATCTCGCCGCCGTGCGGGACGCTGACGCGGAGGCGAGGCGGGACGCCGCCGGCCGTATCGCGGCCATCGGTGTCACGGCGGTTGGCAGCCGATAA